In Calothrix sp. PCC 7507, one DNA window encodes the following:
- a CDS encoding DUF3352 domain-containing protein, with translation MPESKLKFLIPTVGAAVVLTGGIAAYMYFKGPAGDGSALGSAKVVPSTALMATYISTDSEAWAKLQQFGTPEAQKLLAQGLEKFNQDALKESNISYEKDLKPWVGSVMIAVLPPNPVKPAQLNTPPGEPNQPAKLQSEPNVLVVVGIKDKLSALNFGNKLKSQKGVKFQETDYKGEKITETSEKGKPTYSVVLNNSQLVLAPEKQTVQQAIDTFKGQPSFASKEGASTILATGVDVKNSLAQIYVPDYAGMVQQLIAANPQATQLPPATLKQLKLVKSMVAGVGVDDAGIRLKAIANLDPQLSKFQYQTTPAQIVGQFPGDTLALVSGQGISRSWSLLVEQSKDYPEFNAAVEQVRQQLKSVNLDLDKEIIGWMDGEFAAGAIPSNQGILAQVGMGGAFVFDTSDRKTAESTLTKLDDLVKKQTVKVEKRNISGKDVTEWQTPQGSVLAHGWLDQDTLFVAVGGPIADAIAGAKTQSLDNSETFKAVTGSLQKPNGGYFYLDMDKTMTLVNRFVPPGQVSPEANAILSSIRGLSATATSPDKSTSKLEMLLALKPKTTK, from the coding sequence ATGCCTGAAAGTAAATTAAAGTTTTTAATTCCGACTGTTGGCGCTGCTGTAGTTCTGACAGGAGGTATAGCTGCCTATATGTATTTTAAGGGACCTGCTGGAGATGGCTCGGCTTTAGGTAGTGCTAAAGTAGTACCTTCTACAGCATTGATGGCGACTTATATTTCCACTGACTCTGAAGCTTGGGCGAAGTTACAGCAATTTGGTACTCCTGAAGCACAGAAATTGTTAGCACAGGGTCTGGAGAAGTTTAATCAAGATGCTTTAAAAGAAAGTAACATTTCTTATGAAAAAGACTTAAAACCTTGGGTTGGTAGTGTGATGATTGCGGTGCTACCACCGAATCCAGTTAAGCCTGCTCAGTTAAATACCCCTCCTGGTGAGCCTAATCAGCCAGCTAAGTTACAGTCAGAACCTAATGTTTTGGTGGTAGTGGGAATCAAGGACAAACTTAGCGCTTTGAATTTTGGTAATAAATTAAAGTCACAAAAGGGCGTTAAATTCCAGGAAACTGACTACAAAGGCGAAAAAATTACAGAAACTTCGGAGAAAGGCAAACCGACATACAGTGTCGTGTTAAATAATAGCCAATTGGTTTTAGCTCCCGAAAAGCAAACTGTACAACAGGCAATTGATACTTTTAAAGGACAGCCTTCTTTTGCCAGTAAAGAAGGTGCAAGTACAATTCTGGCTACAGGTGTTGATGTCAAAAATTCCCTAGCCCAAATTTATGTGCCTGACTATGCGGGTATGGTGCAGCAATTAATAGCTGCAAATCCCCAAGCAACGCAGTTACCCCCAGCAACCCTGAAGCAGTTGAAACTAGTGAAATCGATGGTAGCGGGTGTTGGTGTTGATGATGCAGGAATCCGGTTAAAAGCGATCGCTAATTTAGATCCACAACTGAGCAAATTTCAATATCAAACAACTCCCGCTCAGATTGTCGGGCAATTTCCCGGTGATACTTTAGCTCTCGTTAGCGGACAGGGTATCAGTCGTAGCTGGTCATTGCTAGTTGAGCAGTCAAAAGATTATCCTGAATTTAACGCAGCTGTGGAACAGGTCCGCCAGCAACTTAAATCAGTGAATCTTGACTTAGATAAGGAGATTATCGGCTGGATGGATGGAGAATTTGCGGCTGGAGCTATTCCATCTAATCAAGGTATCTTAGCTCAGGTTGGTATGGGCGGGGCTTTTGTATTTGATACAAGCGATCGCAAAACCGCAGAAAGTACTTTGACTAAGTTAGATGATTTAGTCAAAAAGCAAACAGTCAAAGTCGAGAAAAGAAATATCAGCGGTAAGGACGTAACTGAATGGCAAACCCCACAAGGGTCTGTACTGGCTCACGGGTGGCTAGATCAAGATACTCTATTTGTAGCAGTTGGTGGTCCGATTGCTGATGCGATCGCCGGTGCTAAAACTCAATCTCTCGATAATAGCGAAACCTTTAAAGCCGTTACTGGTTCCTTGCAAAAACCCAACGGCGGCTACTTCTACCTGGATATGGACAAAACCATGACTTTGGTCAATCGTTTTGTGCCACCAGGTCAAGTATCACCTGAAGCTAACGCCATCTTGAGTTCTATTCGTGGTTTAAGCGCCACCGCCACTAGCCCCGATAAATCTACCAGTAAATTGGAAATGTTATTGGCTCTCAAACCAAAAACTACAAAGTAG
- the mscL gene encoding large conductance mechanosensitive channel protein MscL has protein sequence MVRARRRAGGFFRDFREFALKGNVVDLAIAVIIGTAFGKIVSSFVEDVVMPFINPLVSVAGKDWRTITIGPGIAIGKFLGSIVDFIIIALVLFVVIQALQKFKRQEEVAADLPLDANLVAQERLTGALDRLTQTLESRNTQV, from the coding sequence ATGGTAAGAGCAAGAAGAAGAGCCGGTGGATTTTTCAGAGATTTTCGAGAATTTGCGCTCAAAGGTAATGTAGTTGATTTAGCGATCGCTGTGATTATCGGTACCGCTTTTGGCAAGATAGTCTCTTCTTTTGTGGAAGATGTGGTCATGCCATTTATTAACCCCCTGGTTTCCGTGGCTGGTAAAGACTGGAGAACAATCACCATTGGGCCGGGAATTGCGATCGGCAAGTTTCTCGGCTCAATAGTTGACTTTATCATCATTGCTTTGGTCTTGTTTGTGGTAATCCAAGCCTTACAAAAATTCAAAAGACAAGAAGAAGTTGCTGCTGATCTCCCACTAGATGCTAACCTTGTAGCCCAAGAAAGACTTACTGGTGCGTTGGATCGGCTGACGCAGACTTTAGAATCTCGCAATACTCAAGTTTAG
- a CDS encoding class I SAM-dependent methyltransferase, translating to MTAVVNTAPGLASRLVNGILAIKPLANLAKHQARQMMIKRAEKMGVFWTKEVQKLQARDWTTDLAKIENPHLSYPDYYLTSFHAYETGNLSWQAAFEVESAAYAVHAKIWQDAPVQGDAKLRQSYHDIVKSRIPNQPQDILDLGCSVGMSTLALQELYPQAKITGLDLSPYFLAVAEYRSQQRQAQINWVHAPAESTGLPDTSFDFVSIFLVCHELPQSATRQIFAEARRLLRPGGHLAIMDMNPQSEIYKQMPPYILTLLKSTEPYLDQYFALDIEQTLVDAGFQTPTITRNSPRHRTVIAQVRD from the coding sequence ATGACTGCTGTTGTAAACACGGCTCCTGGTTTAGCTTCTCGCCTAGTGAATGGCATACTGGCAATCAAGCCTTTAGCCAACCTAGCCAAACATCAAGCCAGACAGATGATGATTAAACGCGCTGAAAAAATGGGCGTGTTCTGGACGAAGGAAGTACAGAAATTACAGGCGCGTGATTGGACAACCGATTTAGCTAAAATAGAAAATCCTCACCTTTCCTACCCAGACTATTACCTCACCTCATTCCACGCCTACGAAACCGGGAATCTCAGTTGGCAAGCCGCTTTTGAGGTGGAATCAGCAGCTTATGCTGTCCATGCCAAAATTTGGCAAGATGCTCCGGTGCAAGGTGATGCAAAACTGCGGCAAAGTTACCATGATATCGTCAAAAGCCGCATTCCCAATCAACCGCAAGACATCCTAGACTTAGGTTGTAGTGTGGGTATGAGTACTTTAGCTTTACAAGAACTCTATCCCCAAGCTAAAATCACGGGTTTAGATTTATCTCCCTACTTCTTAGCTGTTGCCGAATACCGTTCACAGCAACGTCAGGCGCAAATCAACTGGGTTCATGCTCCCGCTGAATCAACTGGGCTACCAGATACCTCGTTTGATTTCGTTTCAATTTTCCTGGTGTGCCACGAATTACCCCAGTCAGCAACCAGACAAATATTTGCAGAGGCGCGGCGTTTACTACGTCCAGGTGGTCATTTGGCAATCATGGACATGAATCCCCAGTCTGAAATTTACAAGCAAATGCCACCTTATATTTTGACTCTGCTCAAAAGTACTGAACCCTATTTAGATCAATATTTCGCCTTGGACATTGAGCAAACCTTAGTTGATGCGGGTTTTCAAACTCCCACAATCACGCGCAACAGCCCCCGACACCGCACCGTGATTGCTCAAGTGCGTGACTGA
- a CDS encoding PrsW family glutamic-type intramembrane protease, with amino-acid sequence MTEFSLLLWAAIPPLLLLSYYYYRVFTAPSLLRLLLLLVLGAISGFVALNLELGFETVANWIVDWQRWQRWLPGIALRQLLEIGPIEEGCKLVTVVAASYYYQRNYRLRPSTVFLFTIAVALGFTAQENWIYLFYNTASILDRSIGTPVHAMFSAPWGYALGMYICSHTRRHQYRHLLPGAWLNSVICHALVNVLSSAWRYPTPLNFCSYGLFPFLLWMFWRMEQLLQRVQGKFPVVLISGITPQQRYWERGLLLFALMLGGNAIFGLFLLARKLSPLSLSQLFYPDVLRFILSRFFLNLVFAVVGWLIYRYLRRSAQRKFFKIQL; translated from the coding sequence GTGACTGAGTTTTCTTTATTACTATGGGCAGCAATACCACCACTACTGCTGCTGAGTTACTATTATTACCGTGTCTTCACTGCTCCGTCGCTGTTGCGGTTGCTGTTGTTATTGGTCCTTGGGGCAATATCTGGTTTCGTCGCTCTCAACCTAGAATTAGGTTTTGAAACTGTAGCCAACTGGATTGTAGACTGGCAAAGGTGGCAGAGATGGCTCCCTGGTATTGCCCTGCGGCAGCTTTTGGAAATCGGACCAATTGAAGAAGGCTGCAAGTTGGTGACGGTTGTTGCGGCAAGTTACTATTACCAACGCAACTATCGATTACGCCCCAGTACAGTTTTTCTCTTCACCATAGCTGTGGCTTTAGGATTTACTGCCCAAGAAAACTGGATCTATCTTTTCTACAATACCGCATCAATTCTCGATCGTAGTATTGGTACGCCTGTACATGCTATGTTCTCTGCACCTTGGGGCTATGCCCTGGGAATGTATATTTGCTCTCACACTCGGCGACATCAATATCGGCATTTGCTTCCTGGGGCGTGGCTTAATTCTGTGATCTGTCATGCCTTAGTGAATGTTTTATCTAGTGCATGGCGTTATCCAACACCACTTAATTTCTGCAGTTATGGTTTATTTCCCTTTCTGTTGTGGATGTTTTGGCGGATGGAACAATTACTGCAAAGAGTACAAGGTAAATTCCCTGTTGTTTTGATCTCTGGAATCACGCCCCAGCAGCGTTACTGGGAACGAGGTTTATTGCTATTTGCCTTGATGCTAGGTGGGAATGCAATTTTTGGGCTGTTTCTCTTAGCCAGAAAACTCAGCCCTTTGAGTTTGTCGCAGCTTTTTTATCCTGATGTTTTGCGGTTTATACTGAGCCGTTTCTTTCTCAATTTAGTTTTTGCAGTTGTGGGATGGCTGATTTATCGTTATTTACGACGTTCAGCACAGCGAAAATTTTTTAAAATACAATTATAA
- a CDS encoding Uma2 family endonuclease, which produces MQTTPVRWTTDDLELFAGDRRNRYEIIDGELFVTKAPHWDHQSSCTNIGTALTIWSDETGLGKVAIAPGIIFSDADNVIPDVVWATNQRLELLLDEAGHLTGAPELVVEVLSPGEKNEKRDRESKLKLYSVQGVQEYWICDRLQKKVEVYRRQQTTLKLVATLFSQDELTSPLLPGFYCLVSKLF; this is translated from the coding sequence ATGCAAACAACTCCAGTCCGTTGGACGACTGATGATTTAGAACTGTTCGCAGGCGATCGCCGAAATCGCTATGAGATTATTGATGGAGAATTATTTGTGACGAAAGCACCTCACTGGGATCATCAATCAAGTTGTACCAATATTGGTACGGCTCTCACGATTTGGTCAGATGAAACTGGTTTAGGTAAAGTGGCGATCGCTCCAGGAATTATTTTCTCAGATGCTGACAATGTAATTCCTGACGTAGTTTGGGCAACTAATCAACGCTTAGAACTTTTGCTAGACGAAGCTGGACACCTGACAGGTGCACCAGAGTTAGTAGTAGAAGTTCTGTCTCCTGGCGAAAAAAATGAAAAACGCGATCGCGAGTCAAAATTAAAGCTTTATTCAGTTCAGGGAGTTCAAGAATATTGGATTTGCGATCGTCTTCAGAAAAAAGTTGAAGTTTATCGTCGCCAACAGACTACCTTAAAGCTTGTAGCTACTTTATTTAGTCAAGACGAATTAACAAGTCCTTTGCTACCCGGTTTCTACTGCTTAGTCAGTAAACTTTTTTAG
- a CDS encoding 6-carboxytetrahydropterin synthase, translated as MQCIVNRRAQFSASHRYWLPELSEAENIQKFGAGSKFPGHGHNYVLFVSLMGELDANGMVLNLSDVKQVIKREVTSQLDFSYLNDVWTEFQQTLPTTENIARLIWQRLAPHLPLVRVQLFEHPELWADYMGNGMEAYLTISTHFSAAHRLANPNLSNEENAEIYGKCARPHGHGHNYHLEVTVKGEIDQRTGMIVDLGALHQAIADYVVEPFDHTFLNKDIPYFAEVVPTAENIAVYISNLLRSPIQQLGSQLHKIKLIESPNNSCEIYCTESESNSVTSLASQPVLARV; from the coding sequence ATGCAATGCATTGTTAATCGCCGGGCTCAATTTTCGGCAAGTCATCGCTATTGGTTGCCAGAACTGAGTGAAGCCGAGAATATTCAGAAATTTGGTGCTGGTTCTAAATTTCCTGGACACGGACATAACTATGTCTTATTTGTTTCCCTAATGGGGGAATTAGATGCAAATGGCATGGTACTGAACTTGTCTGATGTAAAACAGGTAATTAAGCGGGAAGTCACGAGCCAACTGGACTTTTCTTATCTCAACGATGTATGGACGGAATTCCAACAAACTCTACCAACTACTGAGAATATTGCACGGCTAATTTGGCAGCGGTTAGCACCTCACTTGCCTCTAGTCCGTGTGCAGTTGTTTGAACATCCTGAACTTTGGGCAGATTATATGGGAAACGGAATGGAAGCCTACCTCACCATCAGCACTCACTTTAGCGCCGCTCATCGGCTGGCTAATCCTAACCTGAGTAATGAAGAGAATGCGGAAATTTATGGTAAATGTGCGCGTCCCCACGGTCACGGACACAACTACCATTTAGAAGTTACCGTGAAAGGGGAAATTGATCAACGCACCGGCATGATTGTCGATTTAGGTGCTTTGCATCAGGCGATCGCAGATTATGTGGTAGAACCATTTGACCACACCTTTTTAAACAAAGACATTCCCTACTTTGCTGAAGTTGTACCCACTGCGGAGAATATCGCAGTTTACATTAGTAATTTATTGCGATCGCCCATCCAGCAACTGGGATCTCAACTTCACAAGATTAAACTGATTGAAAGTCCCAATAACTCCTGTGAAATTTATTGCACGGAGTCAGAATCAAACTCAGTCACTTCTTTGGCGAGTCAGCCTGTATTGGCAAGAGTTTAG
- a CDS encoding Uma2 family endonuclease has translation MTQSLQKLFTFDEFLEFLETQPENIRYELHDGDIIQMPQPLGTHEQIIMFLARMLLLKTVELKLLYDISSKNVLVKPENKQSGYYPDILLLNLPNLKNEPLWEKESTVSKPDSIPLVIEVVSTNWRDDYHKKFADYEEMGIKEYWIVDYAALGSKELIGDPKQPTITIYSLSNEGEYRGKKFRVNDRIESPTFLNLNLTVEQIFSARY, from the coding sequence ATGACACAATCTCTACAAAAACTATTTACATTTGATGAATTTTTAGAATTTTTAGAAACACAACCAGAAAATATCCGTTATGAATTACACGATGGAGATATTATTCAAATGCCACAACCTCTGGGAACACATGAACAAATAATTATGTTTTTAGCAAGGATGCTACTGTTAAAAACAGTCGAACTCAAACTTCTTTATGATATAAGCAGTAAAAACGTTCTAGTTAAGCCGGAAAATAAACAATCCGGTTACTATCCAGACATTCTATTACTGAACCTTCCTAACTTAAAAAATGAACCGTTATGGGAAAAAGAATCGACTGTTAGTAAACCAGATTCAATTCCATTAGTGATTGAAGTGGTTAGTACTAACTGGAGAGATGATTATCATAAAAAGTTTGCTGATTATGAAGAAATGGGTATAAAAGAATATTGGATTGTGGATTATGCTGCTTTGGGTAGCAAAGAGTTGATAGGCGACCCCAAACAGCCAACAATTACAATTTACTCTTTAAGTAATGAGGGTGAATATAGGGGTAAAAAATTTAGAGTAAACGACCGTATAGAGTCGCCAACATTTCTAAATTTAAATCTGACTGTAGAACAAATTTTTTCAGCGCGTTATTAA
- a CDS encoding J domain-containing protein translates to MVDSNHYHTLKVRPSASQAEIKQAYRRLVKLFHPDSHQKTADHEQIIRINAAYEVLGDTQRRLNYDQQLRDISDRLSGDRHQRTASAQKRHQVTRRTGRDADEQVEEWLRLVYQPVNRLLDGILNSLEEQMDELAADPFDDELLEEFQEYLQTCRHDLKQAQITFRSLPNPPNLAGTAAHLYYSLNQVADGLEELAYFPLSYDERYLHTGQELFRIATRLHCEAQASVT, encoded by the coding sequence ATGGTCGATTCCAATCATTACCACACTCTCAAAGTTCGTCCCAGTGCTAGCCAAGCGGAGATTAAGCAAGCTTATCGCCGCTTGGTAAAGTTATTTCACCCTGACAGTCATCAGAAAACAGCAGATCACGAGCAAATTATCCGCATTAATGCAGCGTATGAGGTTTTAGGGGACACTCAACGCCGTCTCAATTATGACCAACAACTAAGGGATATTTCGGATAGATTGTCAGGCGATCGCCACCAGCGCACAGCATCAGCACAAAAGCGTCATCAGGTAACACGACGGACAGGAAGGGATGCTGATGAACAAGTTGAAGAATGGCTACGTTTAGTTTATCAACCAGTCAATCGCCTACTTGATGGCATTCTCAATTCCCTAGAAGAACAAATGGATGAATTAGCCGCTGATCCCTTTGATGATGAATTGTTAGAAGAATTTCAAGAATACTTACAAACTTGTCGCCATGACCTCAAGCAAGCACAAATTACTTTTCGTTCCCTACCAAATCCCCCTAATTTAGCCGGAACAGCAGCACATCTCTACTACAGCCTCAATCAAGTAGCCGATGGACTAGAAGAATTGGCCTATTTCCCGTTGAGCTACGACGAACGTTATCTGCATACAGGTCAAGAACTATTCCGTATAGCTACGAGATTGCACTGTGAAGCCCAAGCATCTGTTACGTAG
- the cysK gene encoding cysteine synthase A — MRIARNITELVGRTPLVQLNRIPQAEGCVAQIVVKLESMNPSASVKDRIGLSMISAAEEEGLISPQKTLLVEPTSGNTGIALAMAAAAKGYRLILTMPETMSGERRAMLRAYGAELELTPGMEGMSGAIRRAQEIVDKTPNAYMLQQFRNPANAKVHQETTAEEIWEDTDGEVDMIVAGVGTGGTITGVAEVLRARKPSFRAIAVEPINSPVLSGGRPGPHKIQGIGAGFVPQVLKLELIDEVITVTDEEAIAYSRRLAREEGLLSGISSGAALSAAIRVAQRQENEGRLIVMIQPSFGERYLSTPLFQDLETKVAASVS, encoded by the coding sequence ATGCGAATTGCTCGTAACATCACAGAACTTGTTGGACGGACACCTTTAGTGCAATTAAATCGTATCCCTCAAGCAGAGGGGTGTGTGGCGCAGATTGTGGTGAAACTAGAAAGTATGAACCCCTCGGCATCAGTCAAAGACCGGATTGGGCTGAGTATGATTAGTGCGGCAGAAGAAGAGGGACTGATTTCTCCGCAAAAAACACTATTGGTAGAACCTACTTCTGGAAACACAGGAATTGCTTTAGCAATGGCAGCAGCGGCCAAGGGCTATCGATTAATTTTAACCATGCCGGAGACAATGAGTGGGGAACGACGGGCAATGCTGCGGGCTTATGGAGCTGAACTGGAACTCACACCTGGAATGGAAGGTATGAGTGGAGCCATTCGACGGGCGCAGGAGATAGTTGACAAAACGCCAAATGCGTATATGTTGCAACAGTTCCGCAATCCGGCCAATGCGAAAGTTCATCAGGAAACCACGGCAGAGGAAATCTGGGAAGATACTGATGGCGAGGTAGATATGATTGTCGCTGGGGTAGGCACAGGTGGTACGATCACTGGTGTAGCGGAAGTACTTAGAGCACGTAAGCCGAGCTTTCGAGCGATCGCTGTTGAGCCAATCAATAGCCCAGTTTTATCTGGAGGCAGACCAGGCCCCCACAAAATTCAGGGGATTGGCGCTGGGTTTGTTCCCCAAGTTTTAAAGCTAGAATTAATTGATGAGGTGATTACTGTCACTGATGAAGAAGCGATCGCCTACAGTCGGCGTTTGGCAAGAGAAGAAGGGTTACTATCTGGTATTTCCAGTGGGGCTGCATTATCTGCGGCAATTCGTGTCGCCCAACGCCAAGAAAACGAGGGGCGCTTAATTGTGATGATTCAGCCCAGTTTTGGCGAGAGGTATTTAAGTACACCGTTGTTCCAAGACCTGGAGACAAAGGTAGCAGCTAGCGTTAGCTAA
- a CDS encoding Rrf2 family transcriptional regulator yields the protein MELSCKSEYAILALLEMASYYQNGEPLQIRQIAAQQNIPDRYLEQLLATLRRGGIVKSQRGSKGGYLLAREPRKITILEILECLEGLDVRICEENINPRTVDSSVVDDIWQEACQAANLVLQNYTLQDLCEKRDSRRQLDIMYYI from the coding sequence GTGGAACTATCGTGTAAATCTGAATATGCAATTCTTGCCTTATTAGAGATGGCAAGTTACTACCAAAATGGCGAACCGCTGCAAATTCGACAGATTGCTGCACAGCAAAACATACCCGATCGCTATCTAGAACAACTACTAGCGACCTTAAGGCGTGGCGGTATAGTCAAAAGCCAACGTGGGTCAAAAGGTGGCTATCTGTTAGCACGAGAACCTCGTAAAATCACAATATTAGAGATTTTGGAGTGCTTGGAAGGATTAGATGTGCGTATCTGTGAAGAAAACATCAATCCCAGAACTGTAGATAGTTCTGTTGTAGATGACATCTGGCAAGAAGCTTGTCAGGCAGCAAATTTGGTTTTACAAAACTACACGCTTCAGGATCTTTGTGAAAAAAGAGACTCCCGGCGGCAGTTGGATATCATGTACTACATTTAG
- a CDS encoding iron uptake porin, protein MSNLLWKSLVVSPAVLGATLLVSAAAIAAPNATTEVLPAEKQAVAEVAPKPELLAQAAPASSDSSVLEQVNRYSKEGNSNSVQSQVTSVSQFSDVQPTDWAFQALQSLVERYGCIAGYPNGTYRGNRALTRYEFAAGLNACLDRVNELIATATADLVTKQDLATLQRLQEEFSAELATLRGRVDSLEARTAELEAHQFSTTTKLAGEAIFAVTDAFGGKTDSANNTVFQDRVRLSLNTSFTGRDLLTTRLAAGNATAFDFRDNADLPLTTAEGKQTFNVGNTGSNAVKIDRLTYEAPIGPAQVYIAASGGQHSHYAAVNNPYFFDKTDGGNGALSTFASENPIYRIGGGAGIGINVPFGSKVGLGILKPSSFTIGYLASDANNPGANTGLFNGNYAALGQLNFAVGDRVAVAATYVHGYNAAGTSLFDGGFGLNGNSGVSGGIVGTRQANILTGAANSNSYGLSAAFRPSDKLSVSGFVSYHDVTQQGAGNDYEAWSYGAGVALADFGKKGNVLGIFAGAEPYARNRPGLGGSEVPYHIEGFYKYRVSDNISITPGVIYLTAPGQSNNSDSAIIGTVRTTFSF, encoded by the coding sequence ATGTCTAATCTGTTATGGAAATCCCTGGTGGTTAGTCCGGCAGTTCTGGGAGCAACGCTGTTAGTTTCGGCAGCAGCGATCGCAGCACCAAACGCCACCACAGAAGTATTGCCCGCTGAAAAACAAGCGGTTGCGGAAGTAGCCCCAAAGCCAGAACTTTTGGCTCAAGCAGCTCCTGCTAGCAGCGATTCCAGCGTTCTCGAGCAAGTTAACCGCTACAGCAAAGAAGGTAACAGTAACAGTGTTCAGTCTCAGGTGACATCGGTTTCTCAATTTTCCGATGTGCAACCTACCGATTGGGCATTCCAAGCTTTGCAGTCCTTGGTTGAGCGCTACGGTTGTATTGCAGGTTATCCCAACGGTACTTATCGCGGTAATCGTGCTTTAACCCGTTATGAATTCGCCGCTGGTTTAAACGCCTGTTTGGATCGGGTGAACGAATTGATCGCCACAGCAACAGCTGATTTGGTGACAAAACAAGATTTAGCTACCTTACAACGTTTACAAGAAGAATTTTCCGCAGAACTAGCAACCCTCCGTGGTCGCGTAGATTCCTTAGAAGCACGCACTGCAGAATTGGAAGCTCATCAGTTCTCCACCACCACCAAACTTGCTGGTGAAGCAATCTTCGCTGTGACTGATGCTTTCGGTGGCAAAACTGACAGCGCCAACAACACTGTCTTCCAAGACAGAGTGCGTCTAAGCTTAAACACCAGCTTCACCGGTAGAGACTTGTTGACCACTCGTCTTGCTGCTGGTAATGCTACAGCTTTCGACTTCCGAGACAACGCTGACCTACCTTTAACCACCGCAGAAGGTAAACAAACCTTTAACGTTGGTAACACAGGTAGCAACGCTGTCAAGATCGACCGATTGACCTATGAAGCCCCTATTGGCCCAGCTCAAGTTTACATCGCTGCGTCTGGTGGGCAACACAGCCATTATGCAGCTGTTAACAACCCTTACTTCTTCGACAAAACCGATGGTGGTAATGGTGCGTTATCTACTTTCGCATCTGAAAATCCCATCTATCGCATTGGTGGTGGCGCAGGTATAGGCATCAACGTACCCTTTGGTTCAAAAGTTGGCCTCGGTATCTTGAAGCCAAGTTCTTTCACTATAGGTTACTTGGCATCGGACGCAAATAATCCTGGTGCTAATACAGGTTTATTTAACGGCAACTACGCTGCTCTCGGACAGTTGAACTTTGCCGTTGGCGATCGCGTAGCCGTAGCTGCTACCTATGTGCACGGTTATAACGCTGCTGGTACTTCTTTATTTGATGGCGGCTTTGGACTCAATGGTAATAGCGGTGTTTCTGGTGGTATCGTCGGTACTCGTCAAGCCAATATCCTGACAGGTGCAGCCAACAGTAATTCCTACGGTTTGTCCGCAGCGTTTAGACCTAGCGACAAACTCTCAGTTAGTGGCTTTGTTTCTTACCATGATGTCACACAGCAAGGTGCTGGTAATGATTATGAAGCTTGGAGCTACGGCGCTGGTGTAGCCTTAGCTGACTTTGGTAAGAAGGGTAACGTGTTGGGTATCTTTGCTGGTGCAGAACCCTATGCTCGTAACCGTCCTGGTCTTGGTGGTAGTGAAGTTCCTTACCACATTGAGGGCTTTTACAAGTACCGCGTGTCTGATAACATCTCCATCACCCCTGGTGTGATTTACTTGACCGCTCCTGGTCAAAGCAACAACTCAGATAGTGCAATCATCGGTACTGTCAGAACAACGTTTAGCTTCTAA
- a CDS encoding 4a-hydroxytetrahydrobiopterin dehydratase, translating into MARLLTEAEIQDSTSVLSGWTVVGAQLQITRTFNDFVQAIEFVNKLVAPAESAGHHPDIEISYNKVKISLTSHDAGGLTQSDFDLAKVISQIS; encoded by the coding sequence ATGGCACGGCTACTCACTGAGGCGGAAATTCAAGATAGCACAAGTGTTTTGTCAGGTTGGACAGTCGTAGGTGCTCAATTGCAAATTACACGCACCTTTAACGATTTTGTCCAGGCAATTGAGTTTGTGAATAAGTTGGTGGCACCTGCAGAGTCAGCAGGACATCATCCAGATATAGAGATTTCTTACAATAAAGTCAAAATCAGCCTCACATCGCATGATGCGGGTGGTTTGACCCAGAGTGACTTTGATTTAGCAAAAGTAATTTCACAAATCAGCTAA